A stretch of Patagioenas fasciata isolate bPatFas1 chromosome 4, bPatFas1.hap1, whole genome shotgun sequence DNA encodes these proteins:
- the CFI gene encoding complement factor I isoform X2, whose protein sequence is MTVVPVFLVFLSLFWFCGSENAASNAEENQFQQVEPTQPAEQDPYLIEECLSNQYTHKSCEKVFCHPWERCVEGKCLCKLPYQCPKNGSSVCSANGKYFHTYCQLKSYECQRPEAKFLHKGKCASKETFAISVDHGDSHLLRVKPVNRKNAMFVCGSEWTMNEANVACRHLGFESGAEHYQANSSITDSALNSLRCLQITCRGLETSLAECHIKVKSRDSNEGFVSLQCHENLRACSAGEFHCVNKKCISLTKTCDGINDCGDLSDELCCRECRDNSFHCRSNICIPNKNVCNKEMDCLTGEDEARVLCAGKYKGAENHSMDNERKRIKTFLPQLHCGLTNHTLTRRKRIVGGETARKGEFPWQVAITEAGSDGATLYCGGVYIGGCWVLTAAHCVRANRIHLYRVWVGLLDTMGYDMGTHTYTLKQLIIHEKYNASSYENDIALLELSGKRECSLAQSTPACVPWSQYMFRTGDTCKVSGWGLEKELFGIVSGTIF, encoded by the exons ATGACCGTGGTCCcagttttcttggttttcttgtctctcttttggttttgtggaTCAGAG AATGCAGCATCTAATGCCGAAGAAAACCAGTTTCAGCAGGTTGAGCCCACCCAGCCGGCTGAGCAAGACCCGTACCTCATAGAAGAATGCTTAAGCAACCAATACACACACAAGTCCTGCGAGAAAGTTTTTTGTCACCCATGGGAACGATGTGTGGAGGGAAAATGCCTTTGTAAGCTCCCCTACCAGTGCCCGAAGAATGGCTCTTCAGTTTGCTCTGCCAATGGGAAGTACTTCCATACCTACTGTCAACTGAAGAGCTATGAGTGCCAACGTCCAGAAGCAAAGTTTCTGCACAAGGGAAAATGTGCATCTAAAG aaacatttgcaATCTCTGTGGACCATGGAGATTCACATTTGCTTCGAGTAAAACCTGTGAATCGAAAGAATGCCATGTTTGTATGTGGTAGTGAGTGGACTATGAATGAAGCAAACGTGGCCTGCAGGCACCTTGGCTTTGAATC AGGTGCTGAACATTACCAAGCCAATTCCAGCATCACAGACTCTGCCTTAAATTCGTTGCGCTGTCTGCAAATAACTTGCAGGGGCCTAGAGACAAGTCTTGCTGAATGTCACATAAAGGTGAAATCGAGAGATAGTAATGAGGGATTTGTTAGTCTCCAGTGCCATGAAAATCTCAGAG CTTGTTCCGCTGGCGAGTTTCATTGCGTCAACAAGAAGTGCATTTCTCTGACTAAAACCTGCGATGGGATCAATGACTGTGGAGACCTGAGTGATGAACTATGCTGTAGAG AGTGCAGAGACAACAGTTTCCACTGTCGGTCAAATATCTGTATTCCAAATAAGAATGTCTGCAACAAAGAAATGGACTGCCTCACAGGAGAGGATGAAGCTCGAGTTCTCTGTGCAG GCAAATACAAAGGTGCTGAAAATCACAGTATGGACAATG aaagaaaaaggataaagACATTTCTTCCCCAACTACACTGTGGTCTTACAAATCACACATTAACTCGACGGAAAAGAATCGTAGGTGGAGAGACTGCAAGAAAG GGTGAATTCCCTTGGCAAGTGGCGATTACAGAAGCTGGCAGTGACGGCGCAACACTGTACTGTGGAGGGGTTTACATTGGTGGCTGCTGGGTTCTGACCGCTGCACACTGCGTCAG agCAAACAGAATTCATCTGTACCGTGTCTGGGTTGGACTGTTGGATACAATGGGGTacgacatggggacacacacgtACACACTGAAACAGCTGATCATCCATGAAAAGTATAACGCGTCAAGTTACGAAAATGACATTGCTCTGCTGGAGCTGAGCGGGAAACGAGAATGTTCCCTGGCACAGAGCACCCCTGCCTGTGTCCCCTGGTCACAGTACATGTTCAGGACTGGGGACACATGCAAGGTTTCCGGATGGGGACTAGAGAAAG AATTGTTCGGAATTGTATCCGGGACGATTTTTTGA
- the CFI gene encoding complement factor I isoform X1 — protein sequence MTVVPVFLVFLSLFWFCGSENAASNAEENQFQQVEPTQPAEQDPYLIEECLSNQYTHKSCEKVFCHPWERCVEGKCLCKLPYQCPKNGSSVCSANGKYFHTYCQLKSYECQRPEAKFLHKGKCASKETFAISVDHGDSHLLRVKPVNRKNAMFVCGSEWTMNEANVACRHLGFESGAEHYQANSSITDSALNSLRCLQITCRGLETSLAECHIKVKSRDSNEGFVSLQCHENLRACSAGEFHCVNKKCISLTKTCDGINDCGDLSDELCCRECRDNSFHCRSNICIPNKNVCNKEMDCLTGEDEARVLCAGKYKGAENHSMDNERKRIKTFLPQLHCGLTNHTLTRRKRIVGGETARKGEFPWQVAITEAGSDGATLYCGGVYIGGCWVLTAAHCVRANRIHLYRVWVGLLDTMGYDMGTHTYTLKQLIIHEKYNASSYENDIALLELSGKRECSLAQSTPACVPWSQYMFRTGDTCKVSGWGLEKGYTKQYILKWGNVNLFQNCSELYPGRFFEQMACAGTYDGSVDSCKGDSGGPLVCFDADNVAYVWGIVSWGENCGEAGHPGVYTKVASYYDWISHHVTRSLISRYNI from the exons ATGACCGTGGTCCcagttttcttggttttcttgtctctcttttggttttgtggaTCAGAG AATGCAGCATCTAATGCCGAAGAAAACCAGTTTCAGCAGGTTGAGCCCACCCAGCCGGCTGAGCAAGACCCGTACCTCATAGAAGAATGCTTAAGCAACCAATACACACACAAGTCCTGCGAGAAAGTTTTTTGTCACCCATGGGAACGATGTGTGGAGGGAAAATGCCTTTGTAAGCTCCCCTACCAGTGCCCGAAGAATGGCTCTTCAGTTTGCTCTGCCAATGGGAAGTACTTCCATACCTACTGTCAACTGAAGAGCTATGAGTGCCAACGTCCAGAAGCAAAGTTTCTGCACAAGGGAAAATGTGCATCTAAAG aaacatttgcaATCTCTGTGGACCATGGAGATTCACATTTGCTTCGAGTAAAACCTGTGAATCGAAAGAATGCCATGTTTGTATGTGGTAGTGAGTGGACTATGAATGAAGCAAACGTGGCCTGCAGGCACCTTGGCTTTGAATC AGGTGCTGAACATTACCAAGCCAATTCCAGCATCACAGACTCTGCCTTAAATTCGTTGCGCTGTCTGCAAATAACTTGCAGGGGCCTAGAGACAAGTCTTGCTGAATGTCACATAAAGGTGAAATCGAGAGATAGTAATGAGGGATTTGTTAGTCTCCAGTGCCATGAAAATCTCAGAG CTTGTTCCGCTGGCGAGTTTCATTGCGTCAACAAGAAGTGCATTTCTCTGACTAAAACCTGCGATGGGATCAATGACTGTGGAGACCTGAGTGATGAACTATGCTGTAGAG AGTGCAGAGACAACAGTTTCCACTGTCGGTCAAATATCTGTATTCCAAATAAGAATGTCTGCAACAAAGAAATGGACTGCCTCACAGGAGAGGATGAAGCTCGAGTTCTCTGTGCAG GCAAATACAAAGGTGCTGAAAATCACAGTATGGACAATG aaagaaaaaggataaagACATTTCTTCCCCAACTACACTGTGGTCTTACAAATCACACATTAACTCGACGGAAAAGAATCGTAGGTGGAGAGACTGCAAGAAAG GGTGAATTCCCTTGGCAAGTGGCGATTACAGAAGCTGGCAGTGACGGCGCAACACTGTACTGTGGAGGGGTTTACATTGGTGGCTGCTGGGTTCTGACCGCTGCACACTGCGTCAG agCAAACAGAATTCATCTGTACCGTGTCTGGGTTGGACTGTTGGATACAATGGGGTacgacatggggacacacacgtACACACTGAAACAGCTGATCATCCATGAAAAGTATAACGCGTCAAGTTACGAAAATGACATTGCTCTGCTGGAGCTGAGCGGGAAACGAGAATGTTCCCTGGCACAGAGCACCCCTGCCTGTGTCCCCTGGTCACAGTACATGTTCAGGACTGGGGACACATGCAAGGTTTCCGGATGGGGACTAGAGAAAG gttatACCAAACAATATATCCTCAAGTGGGGCAATGTTAATTTATTTCAGAATTGTTCGGAATTGTATCCGGGACGATTTTTTGAACAAATGGCATGTGCAG GTACTTACGACGGCTCTGTCGACAGCTGCAAAGGGGATTCAGGAGGACCCTTGGTCTGTTTTGATGCAGACAATGTGGCGTATGTCTGGGGTATCGTGAGCTGGGGTGAGAACTGTGGGGAGGCTGGTCACCCCGGCGTCTACACAAAAGTCGCCAGCTACTATGACTGGATTAGCCACCACGTGACAAGGAGTCTCATTTCACGGTATAATATCTGA
- the PLA2G12A gene encoding group XIIA secretory phospholipase A2 gives MARAPLALLALLGCAWLGPRLARCPEAPQSPDWRMTLKTIRNGVHKIDRYLNAALDFLGGEDGLCQYKCSDGSKPFPRYGYKPSPPNGCGSPLFGVQFDIGIPLMTKCCNHHDRCYDTCGNEKNDCDEQFQSCLSKICRDVQKTLGISESVQACESTVQLLFDAVIHLGCKPYLDSQRAACMCRYEDKTDL, from the exons ATGGCCCGCGCCCCGCTggcgctgctggcgctgctgggcTGCGCCTGGCTGGGCCCGCGGCTGGCGCGCTGCCCGGAGGCGCCGCAGAGCCCCGACTGGCGGATGACGCTCAAGACCATCCGCAACGGCGTGCACAAGATCGACCGGTACCTCAACGCGGCCCTCGACTTCCTGGGCGGCGAGGACGGGCTGTGCCAGTACAAGTGCAGCGACG GATCAAAGCCCTTTCCTCGCTATGGATATAAACCTTCACCACCAAATGGTTGTGGATCCCCTCTATTTGGAGTCCAG TTTGACATCGGTATCCCTTTGATGACAAAGTGCTGCAATCACCATGACAGATGCTACGATACTTGTGGCAACGAAAAAAATGATTGTGATGAGCAGTTTCAGTCTTGTCTCTCCAAAATTTGCAGAGATGTGCAGAAAACACTTGGTATCTCAGAGAGTGTCCAGG CTTGTGAATCAACTGTTCAGCTGTTGTTCGATGCAGTTATACATTTAGGATGTAAACCATACCTGGACAGCCAGAGAGCTGCATGTATGTGCCGTTATGAGGATAAGACAGATCTCTGA
- the CASP6 gene encoding caspase-6 isoform X2 translates to MSGSERQRPAGEVQVDSRPILTTTDGNQNITEVDALDIRQTLDPAEEYKMNHLRRGVALIFNHERFFWHLMLPDRRGTLADRNNLERRLTDLGFEVRVYDNLKADDVLQKIHEASKDDHSDADCFVCVFLSHGENDHVYAFDAQIKIETITDMFRGDKCQSLIGKPKIFIIQACRGDKHDDPVIVPDSTDGSDDSTANETEVDAACAYTLPAGADFIMCYSVAQGYFSHRETINGSWYIQDLCEALRKHGSSLEFTELLTVVNRKVSCRKVDVCKDITAIGKKQIPCFASMLTKKLYFHPKSK, encoded by the exons ATGTCGGGTTCGGAGCGGCAGCGCCCGGCAG GTGAAGTCCAGGTGGATAGCAGACCTATATTAACCACCACAG ATGGAAATCAGAACATCACGGAAGTAGATGCACTTGATATAAG ACAAACACTTGATCCTGCAGAGGAATACAAAATGAACCATCTAAGAAGAGGAGTTGCATTAATCTTCAATCACGAGCGCTTTTTTTGGCATTTAATGCTGCCAGACAGACGTGGGACTCTTGCAGACAGGAACAATCTGGAACGCAG GTTGACAGACCTTGGATTTGAAGTCAGAGTTTATGATAATCTGAAAGCAGATGATGTGCTGCAGAAAATTCATGAAG CCTCTAAGGACGACCACAGCGATGCTGACTGCTTTGTTTGTGTGTTCCTGAGTCATGGGGAGAACGATCATGTTTATGCATTTGATGCCCAAATCAAAATTGAGACGATCACAGACATGTTCAGAGGAGACAAGTGCCAGAGTCTCATAGGAAAACCAAAGATATTTATCATTCAG GCATGTCGAGGTGATAAACATGATGATCCAGTTATTGTTCCGGATTCAACAGATGGTAGTGATGACTCTACTGCCAATGAGACTGAAGTGGATGCAGCTTGTGCCTATACCCTGCCTGCTGGTGCAGATTTTATCATGTGCTACTCTGTGGCGCAAG GTTACTTTTCGCATCGTGAAACTATAAATGGCTCTTGGTACATTCAAGATTTGTGTGAGGCACTCAGGAAGCACGGCTCTTCCTTGGAGTTCACAGAACTTCTTACTGTCGTTAACAGGAAAGTATCTTGTCGCAAAGTAGATGTGTGCAAAGACATTACAgctataggaaaaaaacaaattccTTGTTTTGCCTCAATGTTAAcgaaaaaattgtattttcatcCCAAATCTAAGTAG
- the CASP6 gene encoding caspase-6 isoform X1 — protein sequence MSGSERQRPAGGEREEGRGEEEREDRRGGKRKKDMIEDRRGEKRRAEQQKLCEVQVDSRPILTTTDGNQNITEVDALDIRQTLDPAEEYKMNHLRRGVALIFNHERFFWHLMLPDRRGTLADRNNLERRLTDLGFEVRVYDNLKADDVLQKIHEASKDDHSDADCFVCVFLSHGENDHVYAFDAQIKIETITDMFRGDKCQSLIGKPKIFIIQACRGDKHDDPVIVPDSTDGSDDSTANETEVDAACAYTLPAGADFIMCYSVAQGYFSHRETINGSWYIQDLCEALRKHGSSLEFTELLTVVNRKVSCRKVDVCKDITAIGKKQIPCFASMLTKKLYFHPKSK from the exons ATGTCGGGTTCGGAGCGGCAGCGCCCGGCAG gaggagaaagagaagaaggaagaggagaggaggaaagagaagatagaagaggaggaaagaggaaaaaagatatGATAGAAgacagaagaggagaaaagagaagagcagagcagcaaAAACTCT GTGAAGTCCAGGTGGATAGCAGACCTATATTAACCACCACAG ATGGAAATCAGAACATCACGGAAGTAGATGCACTTGATATAAG ACAAACACTTGATCCTGCAGAGGAATACAAAATGAACCATCTAAGAAGAGGAGTTGCATTAATCTTCAATCACGAGCGCTTTTTTTGGCATTTAATGCTGCCAGACAGACGTGGGACTCTTGCAGACAGGAACAATCTGGAACGCAG GTTGACAGACCTTGGATTTGAAGTCAGAGTTTATGATAATCTGAAAGCAGATGATGTGCTGCAGAAAATTCATGAAG CCTCTAAGGACGACCACAGCGATGCTGACTGCTTTGTTTGTGTGTTCCTGAGTCATGGGGAGAACGATCATGTTTATGCATTTGATGCCCAAATCAAAATTGAGACGATCACAGACATGTTCAGAGGAGACAAGTGCCAGAGTCTCATAGGAAAACCAAAGATATTTATCATTCAG GCATGTCGAGGTGATAAACATGATGATCCAGTTATTGTTCCGGATTCAACAGATGGTAGTGATGACTCTACTGCCAATGAGACTGAAGTGGATGCAGCTTGTGCCTATACCCTGCCTGCTGGTGCAGATTTTATCATGTGCTACTCTGTGGCGCAAG GTTACTTTTCGCATCGTGAAACTATAAATGGCTCTTGGTACATTCAAGATTTGTGTGAGGCACTCAGGAAGCACGGCTCTTCCTTGGAGTTCACAGAACTTCTTACTGTCGTTAACAGGAAAGTATCTTGTCGCAAAGTAGATGTGTGCAAAGACATTACAgctataggaaaaaaacaaattccTTGTTTTGCCTCAATGTTAAcgaaaaaattgtattttcatcCCAAATCTAAGTAG
- the CASP6 gene encoding caspase-6 isoform X3 — protein MSGSERQRPAGGEREEGRGEEEREDRRGGKRKKDMIEDRRGEKRRAEQQKLCEVQVDSRPILTTTDGNQNITEVDALDIRQTLDPAEEYKMNHLRRGVALIFNHERFFWHLMLPDRRGTLADRNNLERRLTDLGFEVRVYDNLKADDVLQKIHEASKDDHSDADCFVCVFLSHGENDHVYAFDAQIKIETITDMFRGDKCQSLIGKPKIFIIQTVPIFLRKLCTASAQFLLFTPHRPGLG, from the exons ATGTCGGGTTCGGAGCGGCAGCGCCCGGCAG gaggagaaagagaagaaggaagaggagaggaggaaagagaagatagaagaggaggaaagaggaaaaaagatatGATAGAAgacagaagaggagaaaagagaagagcagagcagcaaAAACTCT GTGAAGTCCAGGTGGATAGCAGACCTATATTAACCACCACAG ATGGAAATCAGAACATCACGGAAGTAGATGCACTTGATATAAG ACAAACACTTGATCCTGCAGAGGAATACAAAATGAACCATCTAAGAAGAGGAGTTGCATTAATCTTCAATCACGAGCGCTTTTTTTGGCATTTAATGCTGCCAGACAGACGTGGGACTCTTGCAGACAGGAACAATCTGGAACGCAG GTTGACAGACCTTGGATTTGAAGTCAGAGTTTATGATAATCTGAAAGCAGATGATGTGCTGCAGAAAATTCATGAAG CCTCTAAGGACGACCACAGCGATGCTGACTGCTTTGTTTGTGTGTTCCTGAGTCATGGGGAGAACGATCATGTTTATGCATTTGATGCCCAAATCAAAATTGAGACGATCACAGACATGTTCAGAGGAGACAAGTGCCAGAGTCTCATAGGAAAACCAAAGATATTTATCATTCAG ACAGTACCAATTTTCTTGAGAAAGCTGTGTACAGCATCAGCTCAGTTCCTGCTGTTCACACCTCACAGGCCTGGGCTGGGCTGA